A genomic region of Cannabis sativa cultivar Pink pepper isolate KNU-18-1 chromosome 1, ASM2916894v1, whole genome shotgun sequence contains the following coding sequences:
- the LOC115705194 gene encoding uncharacterized protein LOC115705194, with protein sequence MKSLSSVGIGLSVVFSCLFLALMAELYYLFWWKKRFTNREMENDYSSSPAKELFYMFCWRKHSAFGHSALNPQQLCSSTRISTNNLIPESNSQLHMNSNNDFLFKPFGEEGMEGEFMRLQNPSGHPRFLFTIIEETKEDLESDDGRSNKSRKGSRNRSLSDLIVTVETPYLTPLASPPFVTPPLTPGGSYSQNGFNFHFESTTDAEFNRLRSSPPPKFKFLQEAEKKLEKRLMEEEETDDKGDQNTEGPNNGDRWHKGSTISSFLKEDDDDDDDDDDDQDESFIEITVDKSIPREVIHHSSSSSQVSFLLDFFFHFKALGLLCFGRGLEGIIIIIIIISSQLFQV encoded by the exons ATGAAGTCTTTGAGTAGTGTAGGAATAGGTTTAAGTGTAGTGTTTAGTTGCCTTTTCTTAGCTCTAATGGCTGAGCTTTACTACTTGTTCTGGTGGAAGAAGAGATTCACAAATAGAGAGATGGAAAATGATTACAGTAGTAGCCCAGCAAAAGAGCTTTTCTACATGTTTTGCTGGAGAAAACACTCAGCTTTTGGCCACTCAGCTCTTAACCCTCAACAACTCTGCTCTTCAACAAGAATTTCAACCAATAACCTTATCCCAGAATCAAATTCTCAGCTTCATATGAACTCAaacaatgattttctatttaaaccCTTTGGAGAGGAGGGAATGGAAGGTGAGTTTATGAGGCTGCAAAACCCTTCAGGCCATCCAAGATTTCTCTTCACAATCATAGAAGAGACCAAAGAAGACTTAGAATCTGATGATGGGAGATCTAATAAGAGCCGAAAAGGGTCAAGAAATAGAAGCTTAAGTGATTTGATTGTCACAGTTGAGACTCCATATTTGACCCCTTTAGCTTCACCCCCATTTGTCACTCCTCCTCTTACTCCCGGTGGCTCTTATAGCCAAAATGGCTTCAACTTCCACTTTGAGTCAACAACAGATGCTGAGTTCAACAGATTAAGGTCTTCACCTCCTCCCAAGTTCAAGTTCTTACAGGAAGCAGAGAAGAAACTCGAGAAGAGATTAATGGAAGAAGAGGAGACTGATGATAAAGGTGATCAGAACACTGAAGGGCCTAATAATGGTGATAGATGGCACAAAGGTAGTACCATTTCAAGCTTCCTtaaagaagatgatgatgatgatgatgatgatgatgatgatcaagaTGAGTCTTTTATAGAAATCACTGTTGACAAGAGCATACCAAGGGAGGTCATTCACCATTCAAGCTCATCTTCTCAG gtttcatTTTTATTAGACTTCTTTTTCCATTTTAAGGCTCTGGGTTTGTTATGCTTTGGTAGAGGCCTAGagggcatcatcatcatcatcatcatcatcagttcTCAGTTATTCCAAGTTTAA